The Cellulomonas fulva genome includes a window with the following:
- a CDS encoding YdeI/OmpD-associated family protein produces MTTDDAVPPVSDHPATWKFDYPVVHVESRAQWRDWLTEHAGTARGVWLCSWRTPTGRPRCPYPDAVEEAICFGWIDSTTTVLDEDRGLQLFTPRRAKSAWTRLNRERAAEMERRGLMTAGGRSAIDAAIANGWWTISDQVEDLVEPPELAAALDGAPEARQHWDRFPPSARKQMLWWIVSAARDATRETRIAHVVAEAATGRRARG; encoded by the coding sequence ATGACCACCGACGACGCCGTGCCGCCCGTCTCCGACCACCCCGCGACGTGGAAGTTCGACTACCCGGTCGTCCACGTGGAGAGTCGTGCGCAGTGGCGCGACTGGCTGACGGAGCACGCCGGCACGGCCCGCGGCGTCTGGCTCTGCTCGTGGCGCACGCCCACCGGCCGGCCGCGGTGCCCCTATCCCGACGCGGTGGAGGAGGCCATCTGCTTCGGGTGGATCGACTCGACGACCACCGTCCTCGACGAGGACCGCGGCCTGCAGCTGTTCACGCCCCGGCGCGCCAAGAGCGCGTGGACCCGGCTCAACCGCGAGCGCGCCGCCGAGATGGAGCGGCGCGGCCTGATGACCGCGGGCGGCAGGTCGGCGATCGACGCCGCGATCGCCAACGGCTGGTGGACGATCTCCGACCAGGTCGAGGACCTCGTCGAGCCGCCCGAGCTCGCGGCCGCGCTCGACGGCGCCCCGGAGGCCCGGCAGCACTGGGACCGCTTCCCGCCCAGCGCCCGCAAGCAGATGTTGTGGTGGATCGTCAGCGCGGCCCGCGACGCGACGCGCGAGACGCGGATCGCCCACGTCGTCGCCGAGGCCGCCACCGGGCGCCGCGCGCGCGGCTGA